The segment CCCGCCATGAGCGCGCGCGTCGGGATGGCGGAGATGAGCAGCTCGACGACGCGCGTCTGCTTCTCCTCCACCACGCTCTGCGCGATCGTGCCGCCGAAGGTGGAGGCGGCCATGAGGAACACGATGCCGAAGCCGATCGCGATGAAATAGCGCAGCAGCGGGTCGGTCTTCGCCGGCTCGAGCACGTCGACGTGCGGCGTCTTCGACAGCGTCATCACGAGGGAGCTCGACACATCCGACTTCACCACGACGGTGTATCCGAACACGGCATCGTCGCTGGGGAGGAGCGCCGCATCGACCTCGCCGTCGCGCACGAGCTGCTCGGCGGCATCCGCATCCGCCGCCTCGGTGACCTCGAAGCCGTCCATGCCCTGCAGCGCCGCCGCGGTGGCCGACGTGACGGCCACCGGCGTCTTGGAGGGCGTGGTGCTCATGAACCCGCCGATGAGCACGCCGGCCAGCGCGATGAGCAGCAGGATGCCCGTGGAGATGAGGAACGCCTTGCTGCGCAGCTTCGAGCCGATCTCGCGCTCGGCGACGAGCCACACGGCGCTCGCCGTGCTGAAAGGTCCGGTCGCGGCATTGCGCGCGACGACGGGGGTCTGCGTGGTCACTGGATGACCTCCTTGAAGATCTGGGCGAGCGAGGGGTGCTGCGGGGCGAAGGTCGTGACCTCGCCGCGATCGAGGGCTGAGCGCAGGATGCGCTGGGCGGTCTCGGGGGAGTCGGCGTCGAACACGGCCGTGCCGCCCTCGAAGTCGATGACCTCGACGCCGGCCTCGTCGCGCACCCATCCGGCGTCCGTGGAGCCGGAGAGCTCGTAGCGGAGGGTGGAGTGCTCGGCACGCATCGCGTCGCGCGAGCCGGCGGCGCGGATCGTGCCCCCGGCGATGATGATGAGGTCGTCGCACAGCCGCTCGACCACGTCGAGCTGGTGCGAGGAGAAGATGATGGACGCACCCTGCGCCGCCCGTGCCTGGAGCACCCCGGCCACGACGTCGACGGCGAGAGGATCCAGGCCCGAGAACGGCTCGTCGAGGATGAGCACCTCGGGCTCGTGCACGAGGGCCGCGGCGATCTGCGCGCGTTGCTGGTTGCCCAGCGACAGCGACTCGATCTTGTCGTCGAGGCGCTCGCCGAGGCCGAGCTCGGTGAGCAGGCCCGTCGCGCGCTCGGTGGCCTCGGCCCTGCCGAAGCCGTGCAGCCGGGCCAGGTACACGACCTGCTCGAGCACCTTCATCTTCGGATACAGACCGCGCTCCTCCGGCATGTAGCCGAAGCGGCGGCGGTCGGCGGTCGTGACCCTCGCCCCGTCGAGCGAGACCGAGCCGCCGTCGGCGTCGAGCACACCGAGCACGATCCGCATCGTGGTGGTCTTGCCCGCGCCGTTGCCGCCGACGAACCCGGTGAGCCGCCCCGGCGAGACCGAGAAGGTGATGTCGTCGAGCACGCGCCGGGAGCCGTAGCTCTTGGTGATGCCCGAGAGGTCGAGGAGTCCTGTGGTCATGCCTCCACGGTAGGCAGGCGGGGTGGCGCGGGCATCCCCCGCGAAGCGGATTCCTCGCGTGCGTATCCCCCGTGCGGGGGAGCCGGGAGTGGACCGCGCTCCCGCGGATTCAACCCTGGGTTGGCATCGGAGCAGGGAGGGCGGTTCGTAACGTCGAAGTGACGCAGAGGAATGCGCTGATCCATCGGAGGTATGTCGTGAGCATTGAAGTGCGGTCGCTGAGCAAGCGGTACGGGCGGACGTGGGCCGTGCGGAATCTGTCGTTCGAGGTGCAGCCGGGGCGTGTGACCGGCTTCCTCGGACCGAACGGTGCCGGCAAGTCCACGACCATGCGGTCGATCGTCGGGCTCGACCGACCGACCTCGGGCGAGGCGCTCATCGGAGGGAAGCGGTATGCACAGCAGCCTGCGCCGCTGCGGGAGGTCGGCACGCTGCTGGATGCGAAGTCCGCCCACCGCTCCCGCCGCGCCGTCGATCACCTGCGCACGGTCGCGGCGACGCACGGCATCTCCCGCGCCCGTATCGAGGAGGTCATCGGCATCACCGGGCTGGAGAGCGTGGCCACCCGCAGGGCCGGTGCGTTCTCCCTCGGCATGGCGCAGCGTCTGGGCATCGCCGTCGCCCTGCTCGGCGATCCCCACACGCTCATCCTCGACGAGCCGGTCAACGGCCTCGACCCGGAGGGTGTCACCTGGATCCGTGAGCTCCTCGGTTCCCTGGCCGCCGAGGGGCGCACCGTGTTCCTCTCCTCCCACCTGCTCGCCGAGCTCGCACTCGTCGCTGAGCAGGTCGTCATCATCGGCCGCGGAGAGCTGATCGCGGATGCGCCGATCGCGGCCCTGACGGCTGAGACCGAGCGCGTGCGGGTGCGCACCGGACAGCTCGAGCAGCTTCTGCGCCTGCTTGCCGCCGACGGCGTGCAGGCGACCAGTCTCACGCCCGACACGGCGGATATCGTCGGCCTCCCCGTCGACGATATGGCGCGGCGCGCGGCCGCGAGCGGGATCGTCCTGCTTGAGATCGCCCCGATCCATCGCACGCTGGAAGAGGCCTACTCGGAGCTGACCCGCGAAGCGGTGGAGTACCGTGCCGGCCTCACCGAGCAGGACGCCTCATGACCGGGGTGAGCATGACGCGCGTGCTGCGCTCGGAGGGGATGAAGTTCTCGACCCTGCGTTCGAACATCGTCACCGCTGCGGCGGCCTTCACCCTGATCGTGGGGATCGCAGCCGTCCTGATCTGGGCGCGCACGGGTGATCCCGGGGCTCCCGGCGCGGCGGTCACGGACCTTCTCAACGGGGTGACCTGGGCGCAGATGGTGCTCGTGGTGCTCGCCGTCGTCGCGATCTGCTCCGAATGGTCGACCGGGATGAGCCGTGTCACGTTCCTGGCCGTCCCCACACGGGGGCGAGTCGTCGTCGCCAAGGCGCTCATCGTCGGTGCGGTCTCGTTCCTCGTGGGGGTGATGGGTGCCGCGGCGGCGCTTGCCGCGGGCGCCTTCGCCGCGGGCATCGACACCATGGCCGATCCTGCGCTCTCCGCCCGTCTGCTGGCCGGTTCGGGACTCTCCCTCGCTGCTCTCGCCGTCTTCGCCCTCGGCATCGGCGCGCTCGTGCGCAACCTCGTCGCCGGGATCCTCACGGTCGCCGGCATCTTGTGGGTGCTGCCGTTCGCCGTGGCGATGATCCCGGTGCCGGAGGTGCAGAAGCTCGTGGCATATCTTCCCGGCACCGCCGCCGGCGCGCTCATCGCCCCCGATGATCCCGCCGCCGCGCTCACCCCGTGGGGAGGGCTCGCCGTGCTCGCCGTATGGATGCTGGTCGCATTGAGCGCCGCCGTGGTCACCGTCCGCACGCGGGACGTGTGATCCCCATGGCGCCGCAGACGAGAGCAGAGGAACAGGAGAGAACTATGATCCGCACGACCCCACCATCCGACCCGACGGCTTTCCGCCGCCCGCGTCTCGCCCTGTTCGGAGGGGTCGCCGCCGAGTGGGTGAAGATCTGGACGCTGCGGTCGCACCGGATCCTCGTCATCGCCGGGGTCGTCCTCATCGCGGGCTCGGGGGCGATGTTCTCGCTGGGCCTTCTGGCGCGGCTGACCGACCCGCGCTTCGCAGGGCAGACGATCTCGGCCGTGCCGATGCAGTTCGTCGACGGGGTGCTGTGGGCGCAGATCCTCGTGGCGGTGCTGGCGGTGCTCGCCGTCTCGGGCGAGTACGCCTCCGGGCAGATCCGCCTATCGCTGCTGGCTCTGCCGACGCGCCTGCCATGGCTGGCCGGCAAGGCGGCCGTGCTCGCCGCCGTCGGATTCATGATCGGAGTGGCCGGGGCCGGGAGCTCCCTCACCGCATCGTCCCTGATCCTCGGCGGATCGGACGTCCTCTACGCGCCCTCCTGGGGCGAGACTCTCGGCCTCGTCCTGCGCTCCGGGCTCTACCTGGCCGCGATCGCCGCGTTCGCCGTGGGTGTGACGGCGGTGCTGCGCAACGTGGTCGCGGCGCTGACGACCGTGCTCGGGATGCTCGTGGTGCTGCCGCTCGTGCTCTCCTCGATACCCGGGGTCGACCGCCTGGCCGACTTCATGCCGACGTTCGCAGGACGACGGCTCATCTCCGACTTCGACAGCATGGCCCAGCTCGCCCCGTGGCCGGGCTACGGCGTGCTCGTGACATGGGCGGTTGGGGCCGTCGCCGTGGCGGGCGTGCTGCTCAAAGCCCGCGACGCCTGAACGACGCGAAGCGGTCGCCGCGGAGCGGTGCGCGTCGGTATCGTGCGGGGAGGAGAGGGGGCTGGGATGACGCAGGGCCTGAGCGTGAAGCTCGACGATCTGCGGCGCCCGCCGACACGGCTGGCCGCCTGGGTACGGCGACACCAGCGCGGCGTCGATCTCGCCATCGACATCGTGGTCGTGCTCCTGGCATGCGTACCGCAGATGATCGCGATGATCCTTCGCGACAGCGCAGGGGAGTGGTGGGGCTACCTGATCCTCGCGGTCGTCGCGGCGGCGCTGATGGTGCGCCGCCGGTGGCCGTTCACGGTGATGGTCGTGGTCGGCGTGGCATGCGCGCTGAGCCCGCTCGCGCAACCCGGGTACGGGTTCCCGCAGGGTCCGTTCGCGTTCGCGATCTACACGGTCGCCTCACGGCAGTCCACGGCCCGCGCCCTCCTCGGCTACGGAATCGCCCTGCCCGCGACGGTGCTCGCCACCGTACCGTACTCGCTGAACGGCGTGCGCCCGCCGCTCCCCCTGCTCGACTCCTTCTCGCTCCTCGCGCTCATCATCGGAGTCATCGTGCGCAACCGGCGCGAACACAACGAATGGTTGACGAGGTTTGTGAATCAGCGCATCGAGAACGCCGCCGTCACCGAGCGCACCCGCATCGCCGCAGAGATGCACGATGTCGTCGCTCACGCCCTGACCATGGTCGTCTCCCTCGCCGACGGCGCCCGGAGCATCCGGGAGAAGGATCCGGAGAAGGCGGATGCGGCCGTCGCGCAGATCGCCTCCACCGGGCGCGAGGCTCTCGGCGAGATGCACCGCACGCTCGGTCTGCTCCGTAACGCCGACGCGGGTCTCGACGCCAACCTGCACCACTCCGGCGACAACCTGCCGAGCCTCGAGGAGCTCGTCGACGACGTCCGCGCCGCCGGGCTGGGCGTGACCCTCACTCGTACCGGCCCCTCGGTTCCGGAGGACACGGCGCTGCGGCAGACGATCTACCGGATCGTGCAGGAGTCGTTGACGAACACGCTGCGTCACGCCGCGGGGGCGACCCGTGCGGCGGTGGCGATCACGCGGTCGGGGCGGGGCGTCGTGATCACGGTCGAAGACGACGGCGCACCCGTTGCCGGGCGGATCATCCCCGGCCACGGGCTCGCGGGGATCGCACAGCGGGCCCGCGCCTACGGCGGGACGGCGCAGTCGGAGCCACGCATCGGCGGCGGATGGCGCACTCGCGTCGAGCTTCCTGCTCCCGGGGGCGTCGATGGGTGAGACGGCGATGGAGCAGGCCGCTCCGATCCGCGTGCTGCTGGTCGACGACCACGCGCTCATCCGCACGGGCAACACTCTCGTGATCGAGTCGACCGACGACCTCGTCGTCGCCGGGGAGGCAGCCACCGGCGAGGAGGCCGTCGCGCTCGCCGCGCGGCTGCACCCCGACATCGTGCTGATGGACGTGCGGATGCCGGGGATCGGCGGCATCGAGGCCACACGGCGGATCGTCACCGCCGAGCCGCGCACGAAGGTCATCGTGCTGACCACCTTCGACATCGACGAGTACGCGTTCGGAAGCCTGCGCGCCGGCGCGAGCGCCTTTCTGCTCAAGTCCTCCCCGGCAGAAGTGCTCACAGACGCGATCCGCACCGTCGCGCGCGGAGAGTCCGTGCTCGAACCGCGTGTCACCCGCCGCCTGATCGAGACCTTCGTCGACGCGGACCCCTTGCGGGAGGCCGAGGGGCCGGACCCGCGCACCGTGCTGTCGCCGCGCGAGCTCGACGTGTTCCTGGGTATCGCCGAAGGGCTGACCAACCCGGAGATCAGCGCGGCGCTGCACCTGTCACCCGCCACGATCAAGACCCACGTCAACCGCATCCTGGCGCGGCTCGGAGCTCGTGACCGCGTGCACCTGGTGATCCTCGCCTACGCGTACGGGATCGTCTGAGCCGATCCGCCGCGCGCCCTGACTCAACGCAGCGTCGTCGTGATCATGAAGTGGTCGGACAGCTGCGACGGCACGACCGCGGCATCCACGACGCGCAGGCCCGAGACGAAGAGGTGGTCGATCTCCTTCTGCGGGTCGTCGGCCGACGAGGTGAGGGCAGGTCGGATGCGCGCCAGCGCGTCCTGCGCGCCGGAGCCGATCAGCGTCTTCCACGCGGCGGTGTCGACCTCCGTGTTGAGGTCGCCGCCGCCCACGACCGCGTCGTACTCGCCCGGCCCGTCGGCGCCGGCGTCGCGCAGGGCCTGGGCGAAGATCTCGGCCTGGCGCTGTGTGCGGTCGACGCCGGAGGAATCGGGCTGCAGGTGCGTGGAGATGACCCGTACGTCGTGCCCGTTCCAGTGCACCGTGGCCGCCGTCATCCCTGCGCCGGTCACGGCGTCGAACATCGGCATCCGCAGGGTCGCGACATCGGAGACGGGCAGGTCGGTGAGGATCGCATCGCCCCACACCTGGTCTCCCGCGGGGCCGAACACGGCCTGCATCCCGAGCATCCGGGCGAGGATCGCCAGCTGATCCTGTCCGCCGTTGAGCAGCCAGCCGCGATCGACCTCGCTCAGCAGCACGACGCGGGCACCGGAGCTGCGGATCTGCTCGGCGACGGCGATCGGGTCGAAGCGCCCGTCGATGCCATAGCCCATCCGCACGTTGTACGCGGCGACGGTGAGTTCGCTGTCGGAGGCGCCGGATGCCTCGGCTCCGGTGACCGGCGGGATCGTCACGGCAGGGCCCACCAGGGCGAGCGCTGCGGCGACGACCGTGCCGATGGAGGCGGCGGCAGCCGCACGGGCGCCGGAGTCGTCCATGCGCACGGCCGACGCCTCGCCGAAGTCGGGGTCGTGCGAGCCGGCGCGGTACGACAGCACCCACGCCGAGATCGCGACGGCCGCGATCACGAGCACGGCATCCGCGCGATAGCCCAGGTCGTATCCGGCGTAGAACGCGAAGAAGAGGGCGGTCCACACGACGGCGCCGATCCCCGTCGCCAGCGCCGTGCGCCGCGGCGACCGGCCAGGGCCCGCGTACAGCAGCAGGCGGGCGCCCGCGGCGGGGCCGACGAGGAATGCGGGCAGCGCCCACAAGGGCAGCGCGCCGTCGGCGCCGTCGCGCATCACCTGCGGCAAGAGCGAGAGCGCGACGGCCGCGGGGAACAGCACGGCGGATGCCCACGGCCGCGCGCGGGGAGCGGGGAGCAGGGCGACGACCGCCGCGGCCCCGCTGCCGAGCACGACGGCGACCGGTCCCCAGAGCGTCTCGACGACCGATCCGCGCCCGACGTTCGACAGGGCGAGCAGCGTGAGCAGCAGCACCGGAAGAAGCAGCACGCCGGTGCGCACCGAGATGGGCGAGCGGCCGATCGGCAGGTCGATGCCGTGCACCGCGCGACGCACGGCGACACCGACGAAGACCGCCTGCACGAGCAGAAGCGCGACATCCCATCCATCGCTGCGCCACACCGCCCCGAACCCGCCGAGGAACGCGTGCGATCCGACGCTCACCGCCACGCCGAGAAGGATGCTCGGCACGAACGCGCGATCCAGGGCGCCGGCGGCAAGGCACACCGCGGCGACCGTGAGCACGACGCCGATCGACGAGCCGTAGAGCTGCACATCGCCGCCGGAGGGATTCATCCGCAGCAGGATGCGCACGACGAACGCTGCGACGAGCAGACCCGTGGCGATCCGCACCGACGGGCCGCGCAGAAACGCGACGATCACGAGCGGCAGCGCCATGACGATCAGGGCGAACAGGCCCATGATCTCGGGAGGCGTCTCGGCGGCTCTGCCGAAGAGGGTGATGAGCGACGGCGTCCAGAGACGCCAGAAATCGATGAGCAGCCACGCGGCGACGACGCCGAGGGCGCTGAGCGAGACCCTTCTCATGGCCCGAGTCTGGCGGAGAGCCGCGCCGGTGCCAAGAACCCGCGCCGCGTTCCCCGTTTCCCTCCCCGCGAGACGACGACTCCGCCCCGAGAGGGTGTGTGGAATCCTCCGTCTCGGAACGGAGTTGTCGTCTCGCGGTCAGGGGAGGGAAACGGGGCGGGGATCAGGCGAGGCCGTGGCGATGAGCAAGCACGACGGCCTGCACGCGGTCGCGGGCGCCGAGCTTCTGCAGCACGCGCGACACGTGCGTCTTCACCGTCGCCTCGCCGATGAACAGCGCCGCGGCGATCTCGGCGTTGCTTCGCGCATCCGCCATGAGGTGCAGCACCTCGGCCTCCCGTTCGGTGAGCGGCTCGACGAGGATGCCGACGGCGGATGCGTCCGCAGCGCGAGCGGAGACCGGCTCGGCAGGCGTCGCCTGGTCACGCCCGCGGGACGACCGAGAGGGGGTCTCGGCGAAGCGGCGGAGCACGCGGCGGGTCACCTCGGGGGCGAGCATCCCGTCGCCGGCGGCCAGCGCCCGCACGGCGGCGATGAGCTCCTCGGGCCCGGCGTTCTTCAGCAGGAAGCCGCTCGCGCCGGCATCCAGGGCCTCGAAGAGGTAGTCGTCGCGGTCGAAGGTGGTCACGATGGCGACGGCGGTGGCCGCATCCGGGTCGGCGACGATCCGCCGGGTGGCCTCCAGGCCGTCCATGTCGGGCATCTGCACGTCCATGGTGATCACGTCGGGGCGCAGGGCGGCCGCGCGCTCGATCGCCTCGGCGCCCGTGGCCGCCTCGCCGACGACCGCGATGTCGGGCTGCAGGTCGAGCACGGTGCGAAAGCCTGCCCGCAGCATGGCGTGATCGTCGACGATCAGCACGCGGACCGCCTCGGTCATGCGATTCCCGTCGTCGCGGGGATGCGCGGGGAGGGCTGGGAGAGCGGCAGCCGCGCCCGCACCCGGAACCCCCCGGACGGGCGCGGGCCGATCTCGATCGTGCCGCCGGATGCCGCGGCGCGCTCGCGCATGCCCAGCTGTCCGAGCCCGCTGCGCGGAGACGGCACGGCGCGGCCGGTGTTGACGACGTCGAGCTCGACGGCATCATCGACGTAGCGCACGCGCACATCCGCCGTGGCACCGGGGCCGGCATGACGGCGGGCGTTGGTGAGAGCCTCCTGAGCGATGCGGTACAGATTCACTGCCGACAGCGGTGCGACGGGGCTCGGCTCGCCGATCACCGCGTAGGCGGTGGGCAGGCCCGCGGCATCGGATGCCTGGGCGAGCCCGGCGATGTCGCTCACCGACACCGTGGAGGACGGCTCCTCGGCCTCGCCGCCGGGCGCGCGCAGCGTCTCGAGGATGTGGCGGAAGTCGCGGATCGCCTCGCGCGAGGACTCCTCGATGCCGCCGAGCATGGCCGTGGCGGCG is part of the Microbacterium pseudoresistens genome and harbors:
- a CDS encoding ATP-binding cassette domain-containing protein — encoded protein: MSIEVRSLSKRYGRTWAVRNLSFEVQPGRVTGFLGPNGAGKSTTMRSIVGLDRPTSGEALIGGKRYAQQPAPLREVGTLLDAKSAHRSRRAVDHLRTVAATHGISRARIEEVIGITGLESVATRRAGAFSLGMAQRLGIAVALLGDPHTLILDEPVNGLDPEGVTWIRELLGSLAAEGRTVFLSSHLLAELALVAEQVVIIGRGELIADAPIAALTAETERVRVRTGQLEQLLRLLAADGVQATSLTPDTADIVGLPVDDMARRAAASGIVLLEIAPIHRTLEEAYSELTREAVEYRAGLTEQDAS
- a CDS encoding ABC transporter ATP-binding protein, whose translation is MTTGLLDLSGITKSYGSRRVLDDITFSVSPGRLTGFVGGNGAGKTTTMRIVLGVLDADGGSVSLDGARVTTADRRRFGYMPEERGLYPKMKVLEQVVYLARLHGFGRAEATERATGLLTELGLGERLDDKIESLSLGNQQRAQIAAALVHEPEVLILDEPFSGLDPLAVDVVAGVLQARAAQGASIIFSSHQLDVVERLCDDLIIIAGGTIRAAGSRDAMRAEHSTLRYELSGSTDAGWVRDEAGVEVIDFEGGTAVFDADSPETAQRILRSALDRGEVTTFAPQHPSLAQIFKEVIQ
- a CDS encoding ABC transporter permease, whose translation is MTTQTPVVARNAATGPFSTASAVWLVAEREIGSKLRSKAFLISTGILLLIALAGVLIGGFMSTTPSKTPVAVTSATAAALQGMDGFEVTEAADADAAEQLVRDGEVDAALLPSDDAVFGYTVVVKSDVSSSLVMTLSKTPHVDVLEPAKTDPLLRYFIAIGFGIVFLMAASTFGGTIAQSVVEEKQTRVVELLISAIPTRALMAGKIIGNTILAMAQIVLLAAIAVVGLIVTGQNAVLAGLGGPILWFAVFFLFGFILLASLFAAAAAMVSRQEDIGSTTMPITMLVMAPYLLVILFNDNPVVMAIMSYVPFSAPVGMPMRLFLGDAQWWEPLLSLLILIASCIVAILIAAKIYENSLLRMGARVKLVEALRG
- a CDS encoding endonuclease/exonuclease/phosphatase family protein; the protein is MRRVSLSALGVVAAWLLIDFWRLWTPSLITLFGRAAETPPEIMGLFALIVMALPLVIVAFLRGPSVRIATGLLVAAFVVRILLRMNPSGGDVQLYGSSIGVVLTVAAVCLAAGALDRAFVPSILLGVAVSVGSHAFLGGFGAVWRSDGWDVALLLVQAVFVGVAVRRAVHGIDLPIGRSPISVRTGVLLLPVLLLTLLALSNVGRGSVVETLWGPVAVVLGSGAAAVVALLPAPRARPWASAVLFPAAVALSLLPQVMRDGADGALPLWALPAFLVGPAAGARLLLYAGPGRSPRRTALATGIGAVVWTALFFAFYAGYDLGYRADAVLVIAAVAISAWVLSYRAGSHDPDFGEASAVRMDDSGARAAAAASIGTVVAAALALVGPAVTIPPVTGAEASGASDSELTVAAYNVRMGYGIDGRFDPIAVAEQIRSSGARVVLLSEVDRGWLLNGGQDQLAILARMLGMQAVFGPAGDQVWGDAILTDLPVSDVATLRMPMFDAVTGAGMTAATVHWNGHDVRVISTHLQPDSSGVDRTQRQAEIFAQALRDAGADGPGEYDAVVGGGDLNTEVDTAAWKTLIGSGAQDALARIRPALTSSADDPQKEIDHLFVSGLRVVDAAVVPSQLSDHFMITTTLR
- a CDS encoding ABC transporter permease; this encodes MTGVSMTRVLRSEGMKFSTLRSNIVTAAAAFTLIVGIAAVLIWARTGDPGAPGAAVTDLLNGVTWAQMVLVVLAVVAICSEWSTGMSRVTFLAVPTRGRVVVAKALIVGAVSFLVGVMGAAAALAAGAFAAGIDTMADPALSARLLAGSGLSLAALAVFALGIGALVRNLVAGILTVAGILWVLPFAVAMIPVPEVQKLVAYLPGTAAGALIAPDDPAAALTPWGGLAVLAVWMLVALSAAVVTVRTRDV
- a CDS encoding response regulator — its product is MGETAMEQAAPIRVLLVDDHALIRTGNTLVIESTDDLVVAGEAATGEEAVALAARLHPDIVLMDVRMPGIGGIEATRRIVTAEPRTKVIVLTTFDIDEYAFGSLRAGASAFLLKSSPAEVLTDAIRTVARGESVLEPRVTRRLIETFVDADPLREAEGPDPRTVLSPRELDVFLGIAEGLTNPEISAALHLSPATIKTHVNRILARLGARDRVHLVILAYAYGIV
- a CDS encoding histidine kinase, which gives rise to MTQGLSVKLDDLRRPPTRLAAWVRRHQRGVDLAIDIVVVLLACVPQMIAMILRDSAGEWWGYLILAVVAAALMVRRRWPFTVMVVVGVACALSPLAQPGYGFPQGPFAFAIYTVASRQSTARALLGYGIALPATVLATVPYSLNGVRPPLPLLDSFSLLALIIGVIVRNRREHNEWLTRFVNQRIENAAVTERTRIAAEMHDVVAHALTMVVSLADGARSIREKDPEKADAAVAQIASTGREALGEMHRTLGLLRNADAGLDANLHHSGDNLPSLEELVDDVRAAGLGVTLTRTGPSVPEDTALRQTIYRIVQESLTNTLRHAAGATRAAVAITRSGRGVVITVEDDGAPVAGRIIPGHGLAGIAQRARAYGGTAQSEPRIGGGWRTRVELPAPGGVDG
- a CDS encoding response regulator, whose amino-acid sequence is MTEAVRVLIVDDHAMLRAGFRTVLDLQPDIAVVGEAATGAEAIERAAALRPDVITMDVQMPDMDGLEATRRIVADPDAATAVAIVTTFDRDDYLFEALDAGASGFLLKNAGPEELIAAVRALAAGDGMLAPEVTRRVLRRFAETPSRSSRGRDQATPAEPVSARAADASAVGILVEPLTEREAEVLHLMADARSNAEIAAALFIGEATVKTHVSRVLQKLGARDRVQAVVLAHRHGLA